The following proteins are co-located in the Bos indicus isolate NIAB-ARS_2022 breed Sahiwal x Tharparkar chromosome 8, NIAB-ARS_B.indTharparkar_mat_pri_1.0, whole genome shotgun sequence genome:
- the LOC139176076 gene encoding spermatogenesis-associated protein 31E1-like: protein MIQMKENPLLSLKSTFDTWLNSSSPFWVIDTILAFLCGLGLFFLILPYLENNPSFPPPTKHGNIRKHRMERRGRSRSSKRNGALKACRDCLEALEEVWDLTSLLQRYLGRFPDKGSFDQVSCQDSPSEVCKAVPDEVHQPCREEAAPTISPAPLTKQPPPWASTISPGSVSTYSESYLSASPTPEPLLPMDSFSPWPLALSPSPQSPPHGRACPLPPAPCSAPKASGSRMSLTQGDSTALALGTIRHRSSPHCPWRPAISGMVCSSSPGSALAWWQEAAKAWSFSTLTNLESQKESLPLYPPGDSFWGDPRNRQVEAGSLAFINPDVQELLEILITKRVELKFWKEKEKEEEAGYHLNTLGKRIESLGHKQDTLGHQHFCNIKGKHEQLLGPEKPRYPDTLEDCLQKTCSQLFWGLPFLHSESLVATVTVPGSALELCPVLFNEHSKVKPFHIPAKVTSKLSLAKPLTHPVAQAQPQSLTPTMPQLQPSPLVHVETQAQALPLTPIMPQCQPSSEVSMETQSSGQIMASTMPHSQPPTRAHMETQARPQLLAPTMPHFQPPPLTHVETQAHPQPWIPITPQFQPPLRAHMETQVRSQLLAQTMPHFQPPLQAHVKTQVPPLLQTQSMSQCQPPQPQAHMEIQDQSLPWTPNMPQYQPPPRTHMETQVQSQLLAQTMPHIQAPLQAHMETQVPPILQTPSMSQYPPPQPQTHMDTRVQSQFLPQTMPQFQAPLRAHMETQVPPLLWTPSMSQCQPPQPQAHMETQVQHLRWTPNMPQFQPSVRAHKETQAQPLPWGGRVQATMPQCPPPSKIPMEVQDHQQPSTPTMPHFQPLPQAHMEIQAQPIPLNLNISLCQPSSRALMEIQGRPQSLTPLIPLYHPRPQAQFKTTVHPSPSRLVQSSSSQHQIGSTETSCPTVQNKATSFSSNAIENLESHFWKKQLERERTLPSLVKNSQQVFSQVTPNLSQETRSSQAHSSDSILPGYLISPEVREKLEHHIAQRFMQQQSGLPYRIQASQKLMQPQDQYPRPCQTQGREGPSRSSAGLGKRRQDAQKMRSKCPAQIVPGTDLCHDVGQSVGKIVKDLYMFSANPPVEDPRAKPESERVLSPDKKHPEVSSILTERKEEQICEIEIPVKVYHSRLADNLVFDILGETSAPMKTESTQSSQDGKASMITSHESLVLSPYTEQELEAHIIRFRVRHRWRLLFKVLKFIFCLKLKKVQGPTLKATCESGDHSRALLTKGLGKPPQPHAGEKLITTEAVAPLESPLPVPSRATEKTWGYLRGPTPGDTHKPSDVPLTGQENKPSSLAPKYNFVSRMWHSESVVETEKGSLKPSPGSAMARNEPQEKTKRQASLESCSNVTVVDLDECSPSSRAQEVVEGDSAGKGTREPSVQVQSLDINMDFRRSWSPRSNKSPSLNTKSVASNTDLLFETQFLKLESQGFTDQQDQAQGQASSVLLQDCETGVLLQDCATDTLLKDCHSNMFLAANILASQESLSYYQTLSSEDKSNSQKLYDATSSEGSSQGQQVDMRRQLRYKSQGKKSVPKDGREKYTRPKLRQIKKGLAERRAYQPQGMSHPGQKKESTESLRSKFRQLILKKRQVPSENHFKERIKLLLQWIFPNKCKEPEEPLQKGKPETATVKSQESIKSKSTTESRAVEAQTVMTAVGQILKEKMVFHHGPHATELNWYQAEFQDPIGPHYCQHRILSYQEQRRMRRDTPRYHQATPMGHSFSYKSKWTSPRDSNWAFSPRQPGPPPGRACQHGSRVTSIPGHPLHCPRHGLLQKYTSSGESEHGFHSITGRKTLPQEKNACLADKYVFLSC, encoded by the exons ATGATTCAGATGAAGGAGAatcctctcctttctctgaaaAGCACTTTTGATACTTGGCTGAACTCCAGCTCCCCTTTCTGGGTGATCGATACCATCCTTGCCTTTCTGTGTGGATTGGGGCTCTTTTTCCTGATCCTTCCCTACCTGGAGAATAACCCATCCTTTCCTCCCCCTACGAAACATGGAAACATCAGAAAG caTCGAATGGAACGAAGGGGAAGAAGCAGGAGCAGCAAGAGAAATGGAGCTTTGAAAG CTTGCAGAGATTGCCTGGAAGCACTGGAAGAGGTCTGGGACCTGACTTCACTTCTGCAAAG ATACCTAGGGAGGTTCCCTGACAAGGGCAGCTTTGATCAGGTCTCATGTCAAGATTCACCTAGTGAGGTTTGCAAAGCAGTTCCTGATGAAGTCCACCAACCATGCAGGGAAGAGGCAGCTCCCACCATTTCCCCAGCTCCTCTGACCAAGCAGCCTCCTCCGTGGGCTTCTACTATTTCTCCAGGCTCAGTTTCCACTTACTCAGAGTCATACCTGAGTGCCTCTCCAACACCAGAGCCTTTACTTCCCATGGACAGCTTTTCACCCTGGCCACTGgctctttccccttccccacaAAGCCCCCCTCATGGGAGAGCCTGTCCTCTACCTCCAGCACCCTGCTCTGCCCCCAAAGCATCAGGCTCCAGGATGAGTCTCACTCAGGGTGACTCTACGGCACTCGCACTGGGCACCATCCGACACAGGTCATCTCCACACTGCCCTTGGAGACCAGCCATCTCAGGCATGGTCTGTTCAAGCAGTCCTGGATCAGCCCTGGCCTGGTGGCAGGAAGCAGCCAAAGCTTGGAGCTTCTCCACTTTGACAAACTTAGAGTCCcagaaagaaagccttcccctCTACCCACCAGGGGACTCATTCTGGGGAGATCCCAGAAACAGGCAGGTAGAGGCTGGTAGCCTCGCTTTTATCAACCCTGATGTCCAGGAGCTGCTGGAAATACTAATCACCAAGAGAGTGGAACTGAAGttttggaaggagaaagaaaaggaggaggaggcaggctaCCACCTGAATACTTTGGGGAAGAGGATCGAGTCACTGGGTCACAAACAGGACACCTTGGGTCACCAACACTTCTGTAACATAAAAGGCAAACATGAACAGCTTCTTGGTCCTGAGAAGCCCCGATATCCTGACACTTTGGAGGACTGTCTACAGAAGACATGCAGCCAGCTCTTCTGGGGTCTCCCCTTTCTGCACAGTGAGTCTCTTGTAGCTACTGTCACAGTACCTGGGTCAGCTCTAGAGTTATGCCCTGTCTTATTTAATGAACACTCTAAAGTCAAACCATTCCATATTCCAGCTAAAGTAACTTCAAAACTGTCATTGGCCAAGCCCTTGACCCACCCTGTGGCTCAGGCTCAACCTCAATCCTTGACTCCAACCATGCCCCAGTTGCAGCCATCACCTCTGGTTCATGTGGAGACCCAGGCCCAAGCCCTACCCTTGACTCCAATCATGCCCCAATGTCAACCATCATCTGAAGTTTCCATGGAGACCCAGTCCAGTGGCCAAATCATGGCTTCAACCATGCCTCACTCTCAACCACCAACTCGGGCTCACATGGAGACCCAGGCCCGACCCCAACTCTTGGCTCCAACCATGCCTCACTTTCAGCCACCACCTCTGACTCACGTAGAGACTCAGGCCCACCCCCAACCATGGATTCCAATCACACCCCAATTTCAACCACCACTTCGAGCTCACATGGAGACCCAGGTCCGATCCCAACTCTTGGCTCAAACCATGCCTCATTTTCAACCACCACTTCAGGCTCACGTGAAGACGCAGGTTCCACCCCTGCTCCAGACTCAATCCATGTCCCAGTGTCAACCACCACAACCTCAAGCTCATATGGAGATTCAGGACCAATCCCTACCTTGGACTCCAAACATGCCCCAGTATCAACCACCACCTCGAACTCACAtggagacccaggtccaatcccaACTCTTGGCTCAAACCATGCCTCACATTCAAGCACCACTTCAGGCCCacatggagacccaggttccacccATACTCCAGACTCCATCCATGTCCCAGTATCCACCACCTCAACCTCAAACTCACATGGATACCAGGGTCCAATCCCAATTCCTGCCTCAAACCATGCCTCAATTTCAAGCACCACTTCGGGCTCacatggagacccaggttccacccctACTCTGGACTCCATCCATGTCCCAGTGTCAACCACCACAACCTCAAGCTCACATGGAGACCCAGGTCCAACACCTACGCTGGACTCCAAACATGCCCCAGTTTCAACCATCTGTTCGGGCTCACAAGGAGACCCAGGCCCAACCCCTACCTTGGGGAGGTAGAGTTCAGGCAACCATGCCTCAATGTCCACCACCATCTAAGATTCCCATGGAGGTCCAGGACCACCAACAACCCTCAACTCCAACCATGCCCCACTTTCAACCACTTCCTCAGGCTCACATGGAGATCCAAGCCCAACCGATACCCTTGAATCTAAATATCTCTCTCTGTCAGCCATCTTCTCGGGCTCTTATGGAGATCCAGGGCCGACCCCAATCCTTGACTCCACTCATACCCCTATATCATCCACGACCTCAGGCTCAGTTCAAAACCACTGTCCATCCATCACCCTCTCGCCTAGTCCAGTCATCATCATCTCAACACCAGATTGGGTCCACTGAAACATCTTGCCCTACAGTCCAAAATAAGGCAACATCTTTCAGTTCAAATGCAATTGAAAACCTGGAAAGTCACTTTTGGAAAAAACAActagaaagagagagaactttaCCTTCTTTGGTTAAAAATTCTCAGCAAGTCTTTAGCCAGGTCACTCCCAACCTATCCCAGGAGACCAGGTCTTCCCAGGCCCACAGTTCTGACTCCATCCTTCCTGGGTATTTGATCAGCCCTGAGGTTCGGGAGAAACTGGAGCACCACATTGCCCAAAGGTTCATGCAGCAACAGAGTGGCCTGCCCTACAGAATCCAAGCATCTCAGAAACTGATGCAGCCTCAGGATCAATACCCAAGGCCTTGTCAGacacagggcagggaggggccctCAAGATCCTCTGCAGGTCTAGGCAAAAGGAGACAGGATGCACAAAAGATGAGGTCCAAGTGCCCAGCACAAATCGTACCAGGGACAGACCTGTGCCATGATGTAGGGCAGAGTGTGGGGAAGATCGTAAAAGATCTGTACATGTTCTCAGCCAACCCTCCAGTGGAGGATCCAAGAGCAAAACCTGAGTCAGAAAGAGTGTTGAGCCCAGACAAGAAGCATCCAGAAGTCTCAAGCATCCttacagagaggaaggaagagcaaATCTGTGAGATAGAGATCCCTGTGAAAGTCTATCATTCAAGGCTTGCTGACAATCTTGTTTTTGACATTCTGGGAGAGACAAGTGCTCCCATGAAAACAGAAAGTACACAGTCCTCTCAGGATGGGAAAGCCTCCATGATCACCTCCCATGAGTCTCTTGTCCTCAGTCCATATACTGAGCAGGAGCTGGAAGCACATATAATAAGGTTTCGGGTGAGGCACAGGTGGAGGCTACTCTTCAAAGTCCTTAAGTTCATATTTTGCTTAAAGCTGAAAAAGGTTCAAGGGCCCACATTGAAGGCCACCTGTGAATCTGGAGACCACTCAAGAGCCCTATTAACCAAGGGCTTGGGAAAACCTCCTCAGCCCCATGCAGGAGAGAAACTGATAACAACAGAGGCAGTTGCCCCACTGGAGAgtcccctccctgtcccctcaCGGGCGACTGAGAAAACCTGGGGGTACCTGAGAGGACCCACACCTGGTGACACCCATAAGCCCTCAGATGTCCCTCTGACTGGACAGGAAAACAAACCATCTTCTCTGGCCCCCAAATACAACTTTGTAAGCAGAATGTGGCACAGTGAGTCTGTTGTGGAGACTGAGAAAGGCAGCCTGAAACCAAGTCCAGGTTCAGCAATGGCCAGGAATGAGCCACAGGAGAAAACTAAGAGGCAGGCCTCCCTAGAATCTTGCTCTAATGTGACAGTTGTGGACCTCGATGAATGTTCCCCatcttccagggcccaagaggtTGTGGAGGGAGACTCTGCTGGGAAGGGCACCAGGGAACCTAGTGTTCAGGTCCAATCCCTAGACATTAATATGGATTTCAGGAGATCATGGTCTCCAAGGTCCAATAAAAGCCCCTCACTGAATACAAAATCTGTTGCCTCAAATACAGACCTACTCTTTGAGACACAGTTTCTTAAGCTCGAGTCTCAAGGGTTCACTGACCAGCAGGATCAGGCTCAAGGCCAAGCCAGCAGTGTGCTCCTTCAAGACTGTGAAACTGGTGTACTTCTTCAAGACTGTGCCACTGATACACTTCTCAAAGACTGTCACTCAAATATGTTTCTTGCCGCAAACATCTTGGCTTCTCAGGAATCTCTCTCCTATTATCAGACCTTATCCAGTGAAGACAAGTCCAATTCCCAAAAACTCTATGATGCTACATCAAGTGAAGGGAGCAGCCAGGGGCAGCAGGTGGACATGAGGCGACAGCTCAGATATAAGAGCCAAGGCAAGAAGTCTGTCCCCAAGGATGGGAGAGAGAAATATACAAGGCCCAAATTAAGACAGATTAAAAAAGGACTGGCAGAACGGAGGGCTTACCAACCCCAAGGGATGAGCCATCCTGGCCAGAAAAAAGAATCAACAGAGTCCCTAAGAAGCAAGTTTCgacagttaatcctaaagaagaGACAGGTTCCATCAGAAAACCACTTCAAAGAAAGGATTAAGCTCCTTCTGCAGTGGATTTTCCCCAACAAATGCAAAGAACCAGAAGAGCCCCTGCAAAAAGGCAAACCTGAAACAGCCACTGTCAAGAGCCAAGAATCAATCAAAAGCAAATCTACCACAGAGAGCAGGGCTGTTGAGGCTCAGACTGTCATGACTGCTGTTGGACAGATCCTAAAGGAGAAGATGGTGTTTCACCATGGACCTCATGCCACAGAGTTAAATTGGTACCAAGCAGAATTCCAGGACCCAATAGGTCCACATTACTGCCAGCACAGAATTCTCTCCTACCAAGAACAAAGGAGAATGAGGAGAGATACACCCCGTTATCACCAAGCTACCCCGATGGGCCACAGCTTTTCATATAAGAGTAAGTGGACCAGTCCCAGGGACAGCAACTGGGCCTTCTCACCCAGGCAGCCAGGTCCCCCTCCAGGCCGAGCCTGCCAACATGGATCAAGAGTGACAAGCATCCCAGGCCATCCCCTCCACTGTCCAAGGCATGGTCTCCTTCAGAAATATACCTCTTCTGGTGAATCAGAACATGGTTTTCACAGCATTACAGGTAGGAAAACTCTTcctcaagaaaaaaatgcatgcCTTGCAGATAAATATGTTTTTCTCTCATGTTAG